From the Pseudomonadota bacterium genome, the window CAGCGCGTCCGATCAGGTGTTTCACATGCCGCTGCAGCATGTCCAGCCGAGCTATGTCAATCGCCGTTTCTTGGCGCGCCGGCGAGAAGGAGATCAGCCGCATCATCCCCTTGCGTGCGCGCGGCGCCGGGTAGGACGAGTGTGTTAACAGGCGATAGAGACACGCCTGCTCGATGCCCTCCCCGTCCGTATTGAGGCAAAGCTCGATCGCGCAATACGATTCGGCACCCGGTGTGAGCCAAAGCGCTTCGCGGATATCCGTGATACGGACCGCGTCGGTCCAGCCCGGCTCGTGTAGCTCAAGGTCCTTCGCCAAGCCGATTTTATTGAATAGTCCGGCCTCGGGCACGCGTCCCCGCGCGCGGTAGCGCTCCCAAAGCGCGTCCACGCTCCAGGTACAGAGGTTCTGGACCGCTTCCCAAAACAGACACACCTCCTTGGCGGCGGGATCCAAATCGGCTCGCTGCCGCAGCAATCTCGGCGCGACGCACTCCCGATAGGCGTGCTCGATGAGCTTCTGTTGCCACCGTTCCCGATCTAGATCTTCATCGCCCAAGATCGCCGTCCAGTGGCGGCTCCGCCCCTGCCCGAGCAACTCATCCATCACCTCGATAAACAAGCGCGCCAGAAGCTGTGTCGACGCGCGCTGCTCGACGCCGCTGTCAAGTAGCGCCGCCCGAACCTGCGGCATGGTCAAATACACAGCCATAAGGCTAAGCGGCGCTCTCCGCCGCGGCAACCTTCTCGAAGATCACCAAGGGCGGTCCCTGCAAGATCCCGAACTGATCGAGATGGCCCGCGGCACAGGCGGCTATCGTTTCGGCATCCCGGTGCAGCCGTTCGGCGGCCTCATCGACGCGGACGATTCGTTCCTGTTGCACCAGTTCCAACAGCTCATCGTAAATCGCCTCGCGTCCGATCACCCGCCGCTCGGGCGTGAGACCCTCCGCCAAATCAGCCACGGACGGCGGCAGATGCGCCTTAAACCATTCTTCCACGGCGCCCGGGCCGATCGCCTCCCCGCGCTTGGCGAGGTCCCCCGCCTTGGCATCCGATAGCAGGCTGCGGAATGCTTCGATCGCCGCCAATCCCTCCGCCGAGGGGCGCAGCAAAGTCACCTCGCGCTGCGTGAGCGCATCCAAGTGTTCCTGCGCTTTCTTGGCGTGCTGCGAAATCGCCAAGCGGCTATCCCGGACCACGACCAGATTAGCGATCCGCCCCTGTTCCACCGCCTCGCGAAGCTTCGCCAGGCGCGCAGTCAACGGATTGCCAGCCTGGTTACAAAAACTGATATACAGCCGCCCGGCATCAGCCTCGAAGATGAGATCGGCGTATTTGTGGCCGGTGTCCACGACCTGCTTGCCGCGCCCCAAGAGCGCGAGTACCAGCGGTAATCCGTGCGCCAAGGTTTCGTCCGTCTGATGGGAATGACTCGATCGCAGCGCTTGCCCGTACTCGAGAGTGTATTGGAGCGTCAAGAATTCTTCTAATGAGGTCGCCGGCTGCGCTTGGCCGTGGCGCCATTTCTCGAATTCGTCCTCACAAAACGAAATCAACTGACGCGGAGTACAGGCGGGATTCCCATCCATGAATTCCGCGATGCGGTTCGGTTTGAGCGGCCAAAGCTTGTTCGACTGACCTTTGCGCATCTTTGCCACCGCCGGCGCGGAATCTAAACGCACCGGGATCAAGCGTTGCGCCTCCTCCACCGAGAGTGGTTTGAGCAGACCGGCCTTTTCGGCCAGCCGGTCCATGTCGGCGCCCCGAATGATCTCATCGAGCTTGTCCAGAAACGCCGTCTGCACGCAGGAGAGCAACAAGGTGTTGCGCGTCTTGTCGCGAAGCGAGCTGGCCATCCGGCCAAAAGCATACAGACCCTCCACGTCGTCGGGGGACGTTTGCAGCGCTTCCACCTGATCGAAACAGAGGACCAGCGGCGTATTGGAATCCGCGAGCCGGCTCACGGCGCAGACCATATCGAGCGCCTGCTCCTCGGGATCCTCGTCCTCGGGCGCCGCCACCAAACCCAGATCCCGCATCACGCCGTCCGGTAGTACCCCATCGTGCAACCAATCGCGTACGTTCCGCCGATGGCGGCCCAAGGCCAAATGGCGCAAAATCGCACTGAGGTTTCTGCCGAGCGCCGCTTGCTCGTCGAGGCGTTCGATCATAGCTTCTATTTCCTGCTTCGCGCGCCCGGCCTCATCGGTTTTTCCGAACAACCACCAGCGCCGCGGCTTCTGGGGCTGGCGCAGATCGATCCACCATTTCTGGGCTTTCTTCCGGTCCTTGAGAAACTGCGCGAAGCGGTAAAGGAGCAATTGCTCGAGTTGCGACATCCCCAGGCGCGTGGGGCGAAATAGATCGGCCGCGAGGGTGCGGCGAAGATGACGGCACAACATCCTGGCGCCGGAGCGCAGACGCACGGCGATGAACAATACGTTCGGGGGGA encodes:
- a CDS encoding ATP-binding protein, which produces MDITNPFAQSIVTDAWQAPQSDVPMIHAGVFELCCEVLEQVRRSGGSRSVLLHGLPGSGKTHLLARIRTNLNGVPNDMAATVPVPLPPNVLFIAVRLRSGARMLCRHLRRTLAADLFRPTRLGMSQLEQLLLYRFAQFLKDRKKAQKWWIDLRQPQKPRRWWLFGKTDEAGRAKQEIEAMIERLDEQAALGRNLSAILRHLALGRHRRNVRDWLHDGVLPDGVMRDLGLVAAPEDEDPEEQALDMVCAVSRLADSNTPLVLCFDQVEALQTSPDDVEGLYAFGRMASSLRDKTRNTLLLSCVQTAFLDKLDEIIRGADMDRLAEKAGLLKPLSVEEAQRLIPVRLDSAPAVAKMRKGQSNKLWPLKPNRIAEFMDGNPACTPRQLISFCEDEFEKWRHGQAQPATSLEEFLTLQYTLEYGQALRSSHSHQTDETLAHGLPLVLALLGRGKQVVDTGHKYADLIFEADAGRLYISFCNQAGNPLTARLAKLREAVEQGRIANLVVVRDSRLAISQHAKKAQEHLDALTQREVTLLRPSAEGLAAIEAFRSLLSDAKAGDLAKRGEAIGPGAVEEWFKAHLPPSVADLAEGLTPERRVIGREAIYDELLELVQQERIVRVDEAAERLHRDAETIAACAAGHLDQFGILQGPPLVIFEKVAAAESAA